Proteins encoded by one window of Sulfurospirillum barnesii SES-3:
- a CDS encoding Fis family transcriptional regulator → MVADVVDHTNYIAKSRASIEALKSANLLKTVSINALILGESGVGKLTLARHISTAPVVDATSMNDLLALIETNDTLIVKNFHKITNYKKLKIALDVYKTRLIATSHISINDNIVDEFFSLKIVIPPLRERKEDILALMEKFAHEAYLMFDDTEGETFSLESIVPDLTKNCYSLRRSVYNAYLMNSFGEEEILTMMENFLLHRIGGRNDYRDLLYLFDVPMIKSGYRKFGSQLAISEKFGLNRNTLRKKINDYKDRLSID, encoded by the coding sequence ATGGTGGCGGATGTTGTGGATCACACTAATTATATAGCAAAGTCAAGAGCCTCGATTGAGGCTCTTAAGTCAGCCAATCTTCTAAAAACAGTTTCTATCAATGCTTTAATTTTAGGGGAAAGTGGTGTTGGTAAATTAACACTTGCTAGGCATATTTCTACTGCACCTGTGGTTGATGCAACATCAATGAATGATTTGCTAGCACTTATTGAAACAAATGATACACTTATTGTAAAAAATTTTCATAAAATTACTAATTATAAAAAGCTCAAGATTGCTCTTGATGTTTATAAGACACGTTTAATTGCTACCTCACATATCAGCATAAACGATAACATCGTAGATGAATTTTTTAGCTTGAAAATTGTTATTCCTCCTTTAAGAGAGCGTAAAGAAGATATTTTAGCTTTAATGGAGAAATTTGCACATGAAGCGTATTTAATGTTTGATGATACAGAAGGCGAGACGTTTTCACTGGAATCTATCGTTCCTGATTTAACGAAGAATTGCTATTCATTAAGACGCTCCGTTTATAATGCTTATTTAATGAATTCATTTGGTGAGGAAGAAATTTTAACCATGATGGAGAACTTTTTGTTACATAGAATTGGTGGGAGAAACGATTATCGTGACCTTTTATACCTTTTTGATGTTCCTATGATTAAAAGTGGTTATAGAAAATTTGGCTCACAACTTGCCATTAGTGAAAAATTTGGACTTAACCGAAATACCCTGCGTAAAAAAATCAATGACTACAAAGATAGATTATCAATAGACTAG
- the fabD gene encoding ACP S-malonyltransferase — protein sequence MSNTVFIFPGQGSQKVGMGKDFYDNSALAKEMIETASERVGFDFKHLLFEENENLEQTQYTQPAILLVSLIAHRLFTEHSTVAPIALLGHSLGEFSALSATGAMDYLDAVELVYRRGLLMKQACEGINAGMMALLGLDDESVEAITCKERESGKKVWAANYNGDGQIVIAGNKDDLASLESVFKDSGAKKAVLLAMSVASHCPLLISAQAPLETYLDQWMKDAFVAPIISNVTASAYQAKTEAKHLLSEQLVSPVKYKQSILHVEDSVDMFIEFGGSVLKGLNKRITQKPTHSIVDMKSLEEVLALF from the coding sequence ATGAGTAATACAGTGTTTATATTTCCTGGCCAAGGCAGTCAAAAAGTTGGTATGGGAAAGGATTTTTATGATAATAGTGCTCTTGCTAAAGAGATGATTGAAACAGCAAGTGAGCGTGTAGGATTTGATTTTAAACATCTACTGTTTGAAGAAAATGAAAATTTGGAACAAACCCAATATACGCAACCTGCTATTTTACTAGTGAGCTTAATAGCACACCGTCTTTTTACAGAACATTCAACCGTAGCTCCAATAGCGCTCTTAGGCCACTCTTTAGGCGAATTTTCTGCACTCAGTGCCACAGGTGCTATGGATTACCTAGATGCGGTTGAATTGGTCTACCGACGAGGACTTCTGATGAAACAAGCATGTGAAGGTATTAATGCTGGAATGATGGCACTTTTAGGGCTTGATGATGAAAGTGTTGAAGCAATTACATGTAAAGAGCGTGAGTCTGGGAAAAAAGTGTGGGCAGCAAACTATAATGGCGATGGTCAAATTGTCATTGCAGGCAATAAAGATGATTTGGCTTCGTTGGAGTCAGTATTTAAAGACTCAGGAGCAAAAAAAGCTGTTTTATTAGCGATGTCAGTTGCCAGTCATTGTCCTCTTTTAATATCTGCACAAGCACCTTTAGAAACTTACTTAGACCAGTGGATGAAAGATGCTTTTGTGGCACCTATTATCTCAAATGTAACAGCAAGTGCTTATCAGGCAAAGACGGAAGCGAAACACTTACTTTCAGAACAACTTGTCTCTCCTGTAAAATATAAACAATCCATTTTACATGTAGAAGACTCCGTGGATATGTTTATTGAATTTGGTGGCAGTGTGCTTAAAGGGTTAAATAAAAGAATCACACAAAAACCAACCCATAGCATTGTTGATATGAAAAGTTTAGAAGAAGTGCTTGCACTGTTTTAA
- a CDS encoding OmpA family protein produces the protein MGKLALTSLAVAVLVLTGCSQKSPEVDMTKSTTDAKSSVDDGMSALQKLIASLEANSKVIYFDFDKYNVRKDQQANIDANAALFNSAEAKSFSIKVEGNCDEFGTDEYNYALGLKRAKSVKDGLVAKGMNADRLTVVSYGESNPAVNEHNKDAWAKNRRAEFKVLP, from the coding sequence ATGGGTAAATTAGCGTTAACAAGTTTAGCGGTAGCAGTTTTAGTATTGACTGGTTGTAGTCAAAAAAGTCCAGAGGTTGATATGACTAAATCAACAACCGATGCAAAATCAAGTGTTGATGATGGTATGAGTGCACTTCAAAAATTAATTGCTTCTTTAGAAGCTAATTCTAAAGTAATCTATTTTGATTTTGACAAATACAATGTTAGAAAAGATCAACAAGCAAATATTGATGCAAATGCTGCATTATTCAACTCAGCAGAAGCAAAAAGCTTTTCAATTAAAGTTGAAGGTAACTGTGATGAATTCGGTACTGACGAATACAACTATGCACTTGGTCTTAAAAGAGCAAAAAGTGTTAAAGATGGTTTAGTTGCTAAAGGAATGAATGCTGATAGACTTACAGTTGTAAGTTATGGCGAGAGTAATCCTGCAGTAAACGAGCACAATAAAGATGCTTGGGCAAAAAACAGAAGAGCAGAATTTAAAGTACTTCCATAA
- the atpC gene encoding ATP synthase F1 subunit epsilon → MNTCKLEIVTPLGQIFDNNVKSVTLPGKEGEFGVLPNHASLVALLSAGVIDIELADGSHDVVAINWGHVKVDENSVTILADGAVSIGGTTESEVAKSLEAATELLKSICDSDAAIAMATAKIESIRKLKKF, encoded by the coding sequence ATGAATACATGTAAATTGGAAATTGTGACTCCTTTGGGTCAAATTTTTGACAACAATGTAAAAAGTGTTACGCTTCCTGGAAAAGAAGGTGAGTTTGGAGTTCTTCCAAACCACGCTTCTCTTGTAGCACTCTTAAGCGCTGGTGTCATCGATATTGAGTTAGCTGATGGAAGTCATGATGTTGTGGCTATTAATTGGGGACATGTAAAGGTGGATGAAAATTCTGTAACCATCTTAGCAGATGGCGCTGTTTCTATTGGTGGTACAACAGAAAGTGAAGTGGCAAAATCATTGGAAGCGGCTACAGAACTTTTAAAAAGTATTTGTGATTCTGACGCTGCTATTGCAATGGCAACCGCTAAAATAGAATCTATTAGAAAATTGAAAAAGTTTTAA
- a CDS encoding TonB C-terminal domain-containing protein, whose protein sequence is MSNVNKYASLGWTLSILLYIFLLIFFGYMISSEKKAIKNYTSNKNPMNIALVERKKNDSEKPKDERKKEEVIKPVEKPSEKPKSEEKKVASSPKEAVKSQSLRGLFEDINTSKLKPDAKEQKKDQTQPTRIKPNKEETKEKSDNVASKIANSLNFAEQKHLTDMQKAGEYDPFIGKVQEILEEHWQRTVDTENGNVAKVLIKVSNQGVFSYKIISLSYNNDFNTKLKEFLHSMESIEFPKYDKGERFELPVEFKDIKE, encoded by the coding sequence GTGTCAAACGTTAATAAATATGCCTCTTTAGGATGGACATTGTCCATCCTTCTTTATATTTTTCTTCTTATATTTTTTGGATATATGATCAGCAGTGAAAAAAAAGCAATCAAAAATTACACATCCAACAAAAATCCCATGAATATTGCTCTTGTCGAGAGAAAGAAGAATGATTCAGAAAAACCTAAAGATGAAAGAAAAAAAGAAGAAGTCATCAAACCTGTTGAAAAACCTTCAGAAAAACCTAAAAGTGAAGAAAAAAAAGTTGCATCGTCTCCCAAAGAGGCTGTTAAAAGCCAATCATTAAGAGGTTTATTTGAAGATATCAATACTTCAAAGCTTAAACCTGATGCAAAAGAACAGAAAAAAGATCAAACACAGCCAACACGTATTAAACCGAATAAAGAAGAGACAAAAGAGAAAAGCGACAATGTGGCTTCTAAAATTGCAAATTCTCTTAATTTTGCTGAACAAAAACATTTAACAGATATGCAAAAAGCGGGTGAATACGATCCTTTTATTGGTAAAGTACAAGAAATATTAGAAGAACATTGGCAAAGAACAGTTGATACAGAAAATGGTAATGTTGCTAAAGTGCTCATTAAAGTCAGTAACCAAGGTGTATTTAGCTATAAAATTATTTCATTGTCGTATAATAACGATTTTAATACTAAATTAAAAGAGTTCCTTCACAGTATGGAAAGTATAGAGTTTCCAAAATACGATAAAGGGGAGCGCTTTGAATTACCTGTTGAATTTAAAGATATTAAGGAGTAA
- a CDS encoding tetratricopeptide repeat protein, with the protein MLSAEPSAYGTIDSNSISSKEIISQDVNSYQTTPNVPVPSKSIRYSEPEASSSNSSEQYEGVRSVLQSYETKISKQDARIRELEDEMGKLKGYVEESRKIQLENQEKVKIVLAELSTLIDSINKNYVSKEKFDQLANELKGSKTVSSKQTATTPSDAANTTPEKEASSKTVSAKELSQKDSATLMKEADDLFETKAYANAEVMYKELLNRNYKPAKANFSLGEIAYSKKSYAMAIEYYKTSISLFDKAPYIPTLLYHTGASFEKLGKAKEAQGFYKALKENYPTSPEAKKVK; encoded by the coding sequence GTGCTATCAGCTGAACCTTCTGCTTATGGTACAATAGATAGTAATTCTATCTCTTCCAAAGAAATTATTTCACAAGACGTGAATAGTTATCAAACTACCCCTAATGTTCCTGTTCCATCAAAATCAATTCGTTATTCAGAACCCGAAGCAAGTTCAAGCAACAGCTCTGAGCAGTATGAAGGTGTTCGTTCGGTTCTTCAAAGTTATGAGACAAAAATTTCGAAGCAAGATGCTCGTATTAGAGAACTTGAAGATGAAATGGGTAAGCTAAAAGGCTATGTTGAAGAGAGCCGAAAAATTCAACTTGAAAATCAAGAAAAAGTTAAAATTGTGCTAGCAGAATTGAGCACTTTAATTGATTCTATTAATAAAAATTATGTTTCAAAAGAAAAATTCGATCAATTAGCGAATGAGTTAAAAGGTTCGAAAACGGTATCATCAAAACAAACGGCTACAACCCCATCAGATGCTGCCAACACAACACCAGAAAAAGAAGCGTCATCTAAAACGGTTTCTGCAAAAGAGTTAAGTCAGAAAGATAGTGCAACATTGATGAAAGAAGCAGATGATCTTTTTGAAACTAAAGCGTATGCGAATGCTGAAGTAATGTATAAAGAACTCTTAAATCGTAACTACAAACCAGCAAAAGCCAATTTTAGTTTAGGTGAAATTGCATACAGTAAAAAATCCTATGCCATGGCAATTGAGTATTATAAAACCAGTATCTCTTTGTTTGATAAAGCACCTTATATTCCAACACTTCTCTATCACACAGGGGCTTCTTTTGAAAAGCTTGGAAAAGCGAAAGAAGCGCAAGGTTTTTATAAAGCACTGAAAGAAAATTACCCCACATCCCCTGAAGCAAAAAAAGTAAAATAA
- a CDS encoding FKBP-type peptidyl-prolyl cis-trans isomerase: MLISDNKVVSIHYELKSVDNGEILDSNLNATPLSFIVGKGQIIPGLEEKIKEYKAGDNADIHVSAADAYGVYDDNAVQTLPKEQFAGLELKVGMTLYGQGEHGETVQVSVKNFNDETVEIDFNHPLAGKDLLFAISIVEVRDATADELLNGYVGSQGGCGCGTGGSCHTTNDDDSECCGGHGHDHDHGEGGCCGGESHSHGGGCCGSH, from the coding sequence ATGTTAATTTCTGATAACAAAGTTGTTTCAATTCATTATGAACTTAAAAGTGTTGATAATGGTGAAATTTTAGATAGCAATTTAAATGCTACACCCCTCTCTTTTATTGTTGGAAAAGGTCAGATTATTCCAGGATTAGAAGAAAAAATTAAAGAGTATAAAGCAGGCGATAATGCAGATATTCACGTCTCAGCTGCAGATGCCTATGGTGTGTATGACGATAATGCTGTTCAAACATTACCAAAAGAACAATTTGCAGGACTAGAGCTTAAAGTAGGAATGACACTTTATGGTCAAGGTGAACACGGTGAGACGGTTCAAGTAAGTGTTAAAAATTTCAATGATGAAACCGTTGAAATTGATTTTAACCATCCTTTAGCAGGTAAAGATTTGTTGTTTGCTATTAGTATTGTAGAAGTTCGTGATGCAACAGCAGATGAACTACTTAATGGTTATGTAGGCAGCCAAGGTGGTTGTGGATGTGGAACAGGTGGCAGTTGCCACACTACAAATGATGACGATAGCGAGTGTTGTGGTGGACATGGGCATGACCATGACCACGGTGAAGGTGGATGCTGCGGCGGTGAAAGTCACTCTCATGGTGGCGGATGTTGTGGATCACACTAA
- a CDS encoding 5'-methylthioadenosine/adenosylhomocysteine nucleosidase: protein MKIAIMGAMVEEITPLLDFFGSYETIAFAKNRYYTTTYKGLELVIAYSKIGKVNASLTATTLIEKFGAEQLLFSGVAGALNPNLHVGDVLVATALTQHDLDITAFGHPHGYVPEGSVYVETDASLRALAHKVAHAQNISLQEGIIATGDQFICDGTKKEWIYKTFNADATEMEGASVAVVCDALKIPFCVFRAISDAADMDAGFSFDEFLVSSAKESAQFIIAMLDELANA from the coding sequence ATGAAAATAGCAATTATGGGTGCGATGGTCGAAGAGATTACTCCCCTTTTAGATTTTTTTGGAAGTTATGAAACAATAGCGTTTGCAAAAAACCGTTACTACACGACAACGTATAAAGGGTTAGAGTTAGTGATTGCGTATAGTAAAATTGGTAAAGTCAATGCGAGTTTAACTGCAACCACGCTGATTGAAAAATTTGGTGCAGAGCAACTGCTCTTCTCAGGTGTGGCAGGTGCGCTCAATCCGAACTTACATGTAGGAGATGTTTTAGTCGCAACGGCTTTAACACAACATGATTTAGATATTACGGCGTTTGGGCATCCTCATGGTTATGTCCCCGAGGGTTCTGTTTATGTAGAAACCGATGCATCGCTTCGAGCTTTAGCACATAAAGTAGCCCATGCACAAAATATCTCTTTGCAAGAGGGCATTATTGCTACAGGTGATCAATTCATTTGTGATGGAACTAAAAAGGAGTGGATTTACAAAACCTTTAATGCAGATGCGACGGAGATGGAAGGCGCATCGGTTGCTGTGGTGTGTGATGCCCTCAAAATTCCTTTTTGTGTTTTTAGAGCGATTAGTGATGCGGCAGATATGGATGCGGGTTTTAGTTTTGATGAATTTTTAGTAAGCTCTGCTAAAGAGAGTGCACAATTTATTATTGCTATGTTGGATGAATTGGCCAATGCTTAA
- the tolB gene encoding Tol-Pal system protein TolB — MIKKIICFLLLTLFSYANDATVEIVKKIDVLPKIAIQDASPRTSDALFRQSFFKLLVGDLRVSSHFQVLDEYLQSSYEGGPLENFLSEKRVDLILRYNLTQDFNTMSVSVKLINAKTGVSTFEKIYSLNDKQRHPFLAHKIIVDVNDQIGAPSIKWMEQSVLFARYIGTKKSEIVISDYTLSYQKIMVTGGLNIFPKWANNEQNSFYYTSYNGAEPTIYFYDLKTGARRSIISSAGMLVCSDVSKDGTKLLLTMAPKDQPDIYMYDLRSKKITKITEYNGIDVNGNFIDNDQRIAFVSDRLGNPDIFAQGIYDKSFEKLVYHGKNKNSISTYDNYIVYSSREAESEFGRNTFNLYLISTKTDYLRQLTATGENLYPRFANDPDTIMFIKQYGNQSALGIIRLNANKTYHFTLKTGKLQSIDW; from the coding sequence ATGATAAAAAAAATAATCTGTTTTTTACTGTTGACACTGTTCTCATATGCTAATGATGCAACCGTAGAAATTGTTAAAAAAATTGATGTTCTACCCAAGATTGCTATTCAAGATGCTAGCCCTAGAACCAGTGATGCCCTGTTTAGACAAAGCTTTTTTAAATTATTGGTTGGTGATTTACGTGTAAGTAGTCATTTTCAAGTGCTTGATGAGTATTTGCAAAGCAGTTATGAGGGTGGCCCACTTGAAAATTTCCTATCCGAAAAAAGGGTTGATTTAATTTTACGCTACAACTTAACGCAAGATTTTAATACAATGTCTGTGAGCGTTAAATTAATTAATGCAAAGACTGGCGTGAGTACATTCGAGAAAATCTATTCTCTTAATGACAAGCAAAGGCACCCTTTTTTAGCCCATAAAATTATCGTAGATGTTAATGACCAAATAGGTGCACCTTCTATTAAATGGATGGAACAATCGGTTCTTTTTGCTCGTTATATTGGTACTAAAAAAAGTGAGATTGTCATTTCTGATTATACGCTTAGTTATCAAAAAATAATGGTAACGGGTGGACTGAATATATTTCCTAAATGGGCAAATAATGAGCAAAATTCATTTTATTATACCTCTTATAATGGAGCTGAACCAACAATTTATTTTTACGATTTAAAAACGGGAGCTCGTAGGAGTATTATTTCAAGTGCAGGTATGTTGGTTTGTTCGGATGTATCAAAAGATGGTACGAAACTTTTACTTACAATGGCACCCAAAGATCAACCTGATATTTACATGTACGACTTGAGAAGTAAGAAAATTACTAAAATTACTGAATACAATGGTATTGATGTTAATGGAAATTTTATTGATAATGACCAACGTATCGCTTTTGTATCAGATCGTTTAGGCAATCCTGATATTTTTGCACAAGGTATTTATGATAAAAGTTTTGAGAAATTGGTTTATCATGGTAAAAATAAAAATTCAATTTCAACCTATGATAACTATATTGTCTATTCAAGCAGAGAGGCTGAAAGTGAGTTTGGAAGAAACACATTCAATCTTTATCTGATTTCAACCAAAACAGATTATTTACGTCAACTTACTGCAACAGGTGAGAATCTTTATCCTCGTTTTGCGAACGATCCTGATACCATTATGTTTATAAAACAGTATGGAAATCAAAGTGCTTTGGGTATTATTCGCTTAAATGCAAACAAAACGTATCACTTTACGTTAAAAACTGGTAAATTACAGTCAATTGATTGGTAA
- the recO gene encoding recombination protein RecO — protein sequence MQGYIINITRVKDEDLIVTLLTPNSIKTLYRFYGARHSTIHLGYKIDFEVQTSLKSSLPQLRSILHLATQWNAHRERMLLWQAFVRLFYTHLKDIATLENFYFELLESCTAIWHKQNPKRIAIEAYIKLLDYEGRLHDDFICFNCEEAILNDLTLIRGFLPAHKTCAWNETFEHLHVKRLFEEKSTIALSDDHINVLWKILLEGF from the coding sequence ATGCAAGGTTATATTATCAACATTACACGTGTTAAAGACGAAGATCTTATCGTGACACTGCTAACACCCAATAGCATCAAAACACTTTACCGATTTTACGGGGCAAGACACTCCACAATTCACTTAGGCTACAAAATCGATTTTGAAGTGCAGACCTCTTTAAAATCCTCCCTACCTCAGCTACGTTCCATCCTTCATCTAGCGACCCAATGGAATGCGCATCGTGAACGTATGCTGCTTTGGCAAGCTTTTGTGCGACTCTTTTATACGCATCTTAAAGATATTGCTACCTTAGAAAATTTCTATTTTGAATTGCTCGAATCTTGTACCGCTATTTGGCATAAACAAAATCCAAAACGTATCGCTATTGAAGCATACATTAAACTCTTAGATTATGAGGGAAGATTGCACGATGATTTTATCTGTTTTAATTGTGAAGAAGCTATTTTAAATGATTTAACACTCATTCGAGGTTTTTTACCTGCTCATAAAACCTGTGCATGGAACGAGACCTTTGAGCACTTACATGTAAAAAGATTATTTGAAGAAAAGAGTACCATAGCACTGAGCGATGACCACATCAATGTGCTATGGAAAATTTTACTAGAAGGATTTTAG
- a CDS encoding ATP-binding protein codes for MLNISKRLLRIAGRTNARYKLIHEGDKILLGLSGGKDSLSLAHILKHMQRVAPFDFEFKAVTITYGMGEELHTLHQHCVEHEIDHEIVDTKIFDLAQEKIRENSSFCSFFSRMRRGALYTYALEHGYTKLALAHHLDDAVESFFMNFSYNGTLRSMPPKYTAQNGLEVIRPLIHARERQLRDCAKEHNMPTIGDEACPAMRFDVKMPVMRARTKEMLTQMEQENPELFISLKKAFESLQVSSFCDERYLEEISESKAQD; via the coding sequence ATGCTTAATATCAGTAAACGTCTCTTGCGCATTGCTGGGCGTACGAATGCCCGCTATAAACTCATTCATGAGGGTGATAAGATTCTTTTGGGGCTTAGTGGTGGTAAAGATTCTCTGAGCCTTGCGCACATTTTAAAGCATATGCAACGGGTTGCTCCGTTTGATTTTGAATTTAAAGCGGTTACGATTACCTATGGTATGGGAGAAGAACTGCACACACTTCATCAACACTGTGTTGAGCATGAAATAGACCATGAAATTGTGGATACTAAAATTTTTGATTTGGCTCAGGAAAAAATTAGAGAAAATTCTTCATTTTGTAGCTTTTTCTCACGCATGCGAAGGGGAGCGCTTTATACCTATGCGTTGGAGCATGGCTATACAAAATTAGCACTCGCACACCATTTAGACGATGCGGTAGAGAGCTTTTTTATGAACTTTTCCTACAATGGAACATTGCGTTCCATGCCTCCAAAATACACAGCGCAGAATGGTTTAGAAGTAATTCGTCCATTGATTCATGCAAGAGAGCGTCAATTACGTGATTGTGCAAAAGAACATAACATGCCAACCATTGGCGATGAAGCGTGTCCTGCCATGCGTTTTGATGTTAAAATGCCCGTGATGCGTGCACGTACCAAAGAGATGCTTACACAGATGGAGCAAGAGAATCCTGAGCTTTTTATTTCGCTTAAAAAAGCATTTGAGAGCTTACAGGTTTCAAGTTTTTGTGATGAGCGTTATTTAGAAGAAATCTCTGAATCTAAGGCTCAAGACTAA
- a CDS encoding ExbD/TolR family protein yields MHSQLDEVPELNITPLVDIMLVLLAILMVTTPALVYEEVIKLPDGSKSSVVNKLPELEIRITKERKVYLKNDTFMLSEFPDSFMMQKSKYPLKSIVYIKADEGLSYKDVMFVLKSIKQAGFTNISLETNG; encoded by the coding sequence ATGCACAGTCAATTAGATGAAGTTCCTGAGCTAAATATTACACCTTTAGTTGATATTATGTTGGTTTTACTTGCTATTTTGATGGTAACGACACCAGCCCTTGTTTATGAAGAAGTGATCAAATTACCTGATGGTAGTAAGTCTTCTGTTGTAAATAAACTCCCTGAGCTTGAAATACGTATTACAAAAGAGAGAAAAGTTTATTTAAAAAATGATACTTTTATGCTTTCTGAGTTTCCTGATAGCTTTATGATGCAAAAAAGTAAATACCCCCTTAAAAGTATTGTATATATCAAAGCAGATGAGGGTCTTTCATATAAAGACGTTATGTTTGTATTGAAGAGCATTAAACAAGCAGGGTTTACCAATATATCACTAGAAACGAATGGATAA
- a CDS encoding MotA/TolQ/ExbB proton channel family protein: MSSFELIINFFARSNFFTWVIMIWLSVYFIITFGILFSRHLYLTHWLSVEKNSLESMLMGAKNVRDDSILRKCSSVSGTSEKLLNVCKNVAEKNATSGLWMLSIIASTAPFIGLFGTVVSILETFSGLGQSGSASLGVIAPAISEALVATAAGIFVAIPAYSANLFLRRKAYEVIVYVQREVDILLSSTEAKRVS; encoded by the coding sequence ATGTCGTCCTTTGAATTAATAATTAATTTTTTCGCAAGAAGCAATTTTTTTACGTGGGTTATTATGATTTGGTTGTCTGTTTATTTTATTATTACGTTTGGAATATTATTTAGCAGGCATCTTTATTTAACGCATTGGCTTTCTGTTGAAAAAAATTCTTTAGAGTCCATGTTAATGGGTGCAAAGAATGTACGAGATGATTCAATTTTAAGAAAATGTTCTAGTGTTTCTGGTACCTCAGAAAAATTGTTGAATGTATGTAAAAACGTCGCAGAAAAAAATGCTACAAGTGGTTTATGGATGCTTTCCATTATTGCTTCAACAGCTCCTTTTATTGGCCTTTTTGGCACGGTGGTTTCAATTTTGGAAACTTTTAGTGGTTTAGGTCAATCAGGAAGTGCTTCTTTAGGTGTAATCGCACCTGCAATTAGTGAAGCATTAGTGGCCACAGCAGCAGGTATTTTTGTTGCAATTCCCGCATACAGTGCTAATCTTTTTCTAAGACGTAAAGCTTATGAAGTTATTGTTTACGTGCAAAGAGAAGTGGATATTTTACTTTCTTCAACCGAAGCAAAAAGAGTTTCTTAA